The genomic segment ACATAGACCCCGCATTCGATCCGACACAAATCTGGTGCTGGAGTGCCGATTTCGTGAAGGGTGCTTCGGCTGCCTGGGGAGTTTACTTCGCCCTGGGTTTTGTGTCCAATGGTCTTCTGACCAATCCCCTCTACGTCCGTGCAGTTCGCTCACTGTAGCTATGGAGGAAACAGGACGGAATGCGCAGTTTACTCAATTTTTTAGGCCATCTAAAATTAGATTGGAAAAGTTTCATTTATGGTCTAACTTTTGGAGTAATCATAGGGATTCTCCTTTTCACCGGATCTTCCAATCGTTATGAGATCAGTAATTCTTCTCGACAGGTGATTAAATTTGATAAGTTAACGGGGAATGCCTGGTTGCTCAGTGGAAATACCTGGAAAAAAATCCGGCATGAGGAGTAGATCCTTCAGGAATTTTCTACTACTCCCTGGCTAGTCGGTAAATACCACCTCAACCGTTCCGAACAAACCAAAATCCCCGACTACCCGATCCCCGGGTTTTATCCGGACAGGTCGGAGGCAGGTTCCTGTGGTAACGATCTGGCCGGCTTTGAGTTCTTCACCCCGGGTTATTAGCTCATTGGCCAGCCAGGTAAGGGCAATTCGCGGATCGCCCAAAACATTGGCTCCAGATCCCTGGTCGGTATGCAGGCTGTTCAGGATGAGCGAAACGGGATGGGTCGAAAGCTCTGTGCTTCGCCAATCGGCAGTAGTTTCATTTCCCAACACAAAGAAACAGGCGCAGGCATTGTCGGCAATAAGTTGTGGCGCTCCAACCCGATCAAAATCCTTGAATCGGGAGTCGGGTATCTCAATGGCCGGATGAAGGCTTGCCACACCAGACATAATTTCTTCCACGGTGTAATCCCGACCCCGAGGGGGAAAATCGCGGGCCAGGCGAAAGGCAAATTCCAGCTCTGCCACACGCATTCTGTTGGTACCTAAAGGCCACGTAGCCGGACTTGTACTTATCTTTCCCGCCAACAATCTCCCTGCTAACGGTCTGTCTACACCGATATGCGCCTGTCCGGCTTGACTGGTTGCCGCTATCTTCCAACCCAAAACAGGCCGGCCGGAACAGGTCACCAGGGCTGTTTGAATGGCGTATCCTTCCTCCAGGGTTCGAGGGCGGCAGGCTTCAGGTAGATTCTCGATTTTTAGACCTTCCTGCCAGGCATTCCAAAGCATTTGGGCTGCCAGATGTACCTGTATAGGATCCATAGCTTACCTCAGTTCCCGTTTTCCCTTTGCATAAGGGATTCTGGTTAAACAGATTTTTAGGGATGAAATCAA from the Candidatus Limnocylindrales bacterium genome contains:
- a CDS encoding fumarylacetoacetate hydrolase family protein, whose protein sequence is MDPIQVHLAAQMLWNAWQEGLKIENLPEACRPRTLEEGYAIQTALVTCSGRPVLGWKIAATSQAGQAHIGVDRPLAGRLLAGKISTSPATWPLGTNRMRVAELEFAFRLARDFPPRGRDYTVEEIMSGVASLHPAIEIPDSRFKDFDRVGAPQLIADNACACFFVLGNETTADWRSTELSTHPVSLILNSLHTDQGSGANVLGDPRIALTWLANELITRGEELKAGQIVTTGTCLRPVRIKPGDRVVGDFGLFGTVEVVFTD